From the genome of Spinacia oleracea cultivar Varoflay chromosome 2, BTI_SOV_V1, whole genome shotgun sequence, one region includes:
- the LOC130467420 gene encoding protein FAR1-RELATED SEQUENCE 5-like, protein MCSLIVAIVICALFLFVMATAEVALLPRSSSSSVTSVGIINNEPSSSSVGTPTVFTSLSPGGTREWIPSCSEELNTIVGMNFKDHEEGLSFYKAYATASAVEEKSDKARSTRRRMLTRVGCGAEMCMKNINGSYVVTYFKEEHNHPLYTPGCAKFHKHGRKMSLLHKKIIIDNSKVNIGPVKAFRITKELIGSYDNVGASKQDFKKFQRDLKALIEGFDTQMFINNFQNKKLLWSAFFFYYELDAEGHLYRAFWADPICRKKYALFGDMVSFDTTIKTNMYNMIFGPFTGVDNHKKCITFAVAFIFNEDIVSFEWVFRIFVKAMGGNEPLCLITDDDPAMKVDFPKVFQSTEHRFCMWHIMKKMSEKVCRDLPPDSDFLQKICKAVWSLEIEPAEFEERWAKVISEFKLENHDWLLQIYDKREMWIPAYFRDLFLCGIMRTTSRSESENNFYTKFTNAHLTLVEFYMRFESALDAQRHTQVENDNSSKHKHPECKTRSAIEKFASEVYTTTVLYEFQDEVESTLFSCGLDGFKKEFGLEVYTIGEGCRVRKFDVLFNVETLDTSCLCKSFERQGIPCRHMVWVWKAKHIHKIPEAYVLNRWSIMACKKPIFDLEGNVLEQCVQVVDRKRLLNDLFCEIHSCVSLAQGNELTLSALVDNLRSLRLDLES, encoded by the exons ATGTGTAGCCTTATTGTGGCAATT gttATTTGTGCTCTGTTTTTATTTGTCATGGCTACTGCTGAAGTTGCTTTGTTACCTCGTAGTTCTAGTTCATCAGTTACATCAG tTGGAATTATTAATAATGAACCATCAAGTTCTTCTGTTGGTACTCCTACAGTGTTTACTTCATTGAGCCCTGGTGGTACTAGGGAATGGATTCCTTCTTGTTCCGAGGAGTTAAACACTATTGTCGGAATGAACTTTAAAGATCATGAGGAAGGTTTATCATTTTATAAAGCTTATGCTACTGCTTCAG CtgttgaagaaaaatcagacaAGGCTCGGTCTACACGAAGGCGAATGCTTACTCGTGTTGGTTGTGGTGCTGAAATGTGTATGAAAAACATTAATGGGTCATATGTTGTGACATATTTCAAAGAAGAACATAATCATCCTCTATACACTCCTGGTTGTGCTAAATTTCATAAACATGGGAGGAAAATGAGTCTTTTGCATAAGAAGATTATTATTGATAATTCAAAG GTTAACATTGGTCCAGTGAAGGCCTTTAGAATAACTAAGGAGTTAATTGGATCATATGACAATGTTGGTGCATCAAAGCAAGATTTCAAAAAATTTCAGAGAGATTTGAAGGCATTAATTGAAGGATTCGATACACAAATGTTTATCAACAATTTTCAGAATAAAAAGTTATTATGGAGTGCgttctttttttattatgagTTAGATGCAGAAGGTCATCTCTATAGAGCATTTTGGGCAGATCCTATTTGTAGAAAGAAGTATGCTCTTTTTGGAGATATGGTTTCATTTGATAccacaattaaaacaaatat GTACAATATGATATTTGGGCCATTTACTGGAGTTGATAACCATAAAAAGTGTATTACTTTTGCTGTTGCCTTTATATTTAATGAGGATATAGTGTCTTTCGAGTGGGTTTTTAGAATATTTGTGAAGGCAATGGGTGGTAATGAGCCTCTTTGTTTGATTACTGATGATGATCCTGCAATGAAAGTTGATTTTCCTAAAGTATTTCAGTCTACAGAGCATCGGTTTTGCATGTGGCATATTATGAAAAAGATGTCTGAGAAAGTGTGCCGTGATCTTCCACCAGATTCTGACTTTCTACAAAAGATTTGCAAAGCTGTTTGGAGTCTAGAGATTGAACCGGCTGAGTTTGAAGAGAGGTGGGCTAAGGTTATTAGtgaatttaagttggaaaaccATGACTGGTTGTTGCAGATTTATGATAAGCGTGAAATGTGGATTCCGGCTTATTTTAGGGATTTATTCTTGTGTGGTATTATGAGAACCACATCTAGGTCAGAGAGTGAGAATAACTTTTATACAAAGTTCACTAATGCACATCTTACCCTTGTTGAGTTTTATATGAGATTTGAAAGTGCATTAGATGCTCAACGCCATACTCAAGTTGAAAATGATAATTCTTCTAAACATAAACATCCTGAGTGCAAGACACGTTCTGCCATTGAGAAATTTGCCTCTGAAGTTTACACGACAACTGTTTTGTATGAGTTTCAAGATGAGGTGGAATCAACTCTTTTCTCTTGTGGTCTTGATGGTTTTAAGAAAGAATTTGGATTGGAAGTTTATACTATTGGAGAAGGTTGTCGTGTCCGCAAGTTTGATGTTCTTTTTAATGTTGAAACATTGGATACTAGTTGTTTATGCAAGTCATTTGAAAGGCAAGGGATTCCTTGTAGGCATATGGTTTGGGTTTGGAAGGCAAAACATATTCACAAAATTCCTGAGGCTTATGTGCTTAATCGATGGAGTATAATGGCATGTAAGAAGCCGATTTTTGATTTAGAAGGGAATGTGTTGGAGCAATGTGTTCAAGTTGTAGATAGGAAGAGATTGTTGAATGATTTGTTTTGTGAAATTCACTCTTGTGTGAGTTTGGCCCAAGGGAATGAATTGACACTTAGTGCTCTTGTGGACAATCTTCGATCATTGAGGTTAGATTTGGAATCCTAA